In Candidatus Woesearchaeota archaeon, a genomic segment contains:
- a CDS encoding HIT domain-containing protein, whose protein sequence is MVTEEELKNMSPEQIAELQKQNCIFCHIVSGRVSSKKIYEDDKAIAVLDINPANPGHILLMPKEHHMIMPQMPDDLINHIGMLAKQLSHAALKALKVEGTDIFVANGAIAGQKSPHFMVHIIPRKENDGLRLILPENQIDTSQLRQLAAILKQKLRSADRESSFISRELTKSSASCQYCSEIKSAENIVFSDDEVCAFLSPAPASAGHVIVSPLEHTPIIENVPDFVVGRMFQIANRVSVAAFEAFGAQGTNLLITNGVPAGQKVPHVGLHVLPRKQGDNLDLSWTPRQLNEEEMSTIELQLKEQTRNTGFFEKKKPAPIELDLGNEEPEIDDSDIAPGRQETNYMLRHIRRIP, encoded by the coding sequence CCTCGAAGAAGATCTACGAGGATGATAAAGCCATTGCTGTGCTTGACATAAATCCCGCGAATCCGGGCCATATCCTTCTGATGCCGAAAGAGCATCACATGATCATGCCCCAGATGCCTGATGATCTCATAAATCATATCGGCATGCTGGCCAAGCAGCTCTCTCATGCTGCATTGAAGGCCCTGAAAGTGGAAGGAACTGATATTTTTGTGGCCAATGGCGCCATCGCAGGCCAGAAGAGCCCTCATTTCATGGTCCATATCATCCCGAGGAAAGAGAATGACGGCCTCAGGCTGATCCTGCCAGAGAATCAGATTGACACTTCCCAGCTCAGGCAGCTTGCTGCGATCCTGAAGCAGAAGCTCAGGTCAGCAGACAGGGAGTCCTCTTTCATCAGCAGGGAGCTCACCAAGTCTTCAGCCAGCTGCCAGTATTGCTCAGAGATAAAGTCAGCTGAGAATATCGTATTTTCAGATGATGAGGTCTGCGCTTTCCTCTCGCCAGCACCGGCCTCTGCAGGCCATGTCATCGTATCCCCGCTTGAGCACACCCCGATCATTGAGAATGTGCCTGATTTTGTCGTGGGCAGGATGTTCCAGATTGCCAACCGCGTCTCTGTCGCTGCTTTCGAGGCTTTCGGAGCCCAGGGCACTAACCTCCTTATTACAAATGGCGTCCCTGCCGGGCAGAAGGTCCCTCATGTCGGCCTCCATGTCCTGCCCAGGAAGCAGGGTGATAATCTTGATTTAAGCTGGACCCCGAGACAGCTGAATGAGGAGGAGATGTCCACTATTGAGCTCCAGCTGAAGGAGCAGACAAGGAACACTGGTTTCTTTGAGAAGAAGAAGCCTGCCCCTATTGAGCTGGATCTGGGCAATGAAGAACCAGAGATTGATGATTCTGATATCGCACCGGGCAGGCAGGAGACGAATTATATGCTGAGGCACATCAGGAGGATCCCTTGA